A single window of Microbispora hainanensis DNA harbors:
- a CDS encoding ABC transporter permease, which yields MITVEPPATSGRRLRWALSDTFVIAGRSFSQLRAQPGQIAAELVAPVIMTILFGYVFGSAISLPGGGDYRDYLMPGIFMQVMALSAVAAATSVAEDMAHGIIDRFRAQPIARMAVLAGRSLADMSKDWLSLATMSVCGLLIAGWRPHGTPLGTLAGFALLALFGYAMVWLGTYIGLLVKSGAQADAATFGWLFPMTFLANAFVPLEGLPGWLRAIADWNPMSAVVSAARMLFGNPGSAAASWPLQHPVTASLCWSLLIIAVFAPLAVRRYRTAAPR from the coding sequence GTGATCACCGTGGAACCTCCCGCGACGAGTGGGCGACGGCTGCGCTGGGCCCTGAGCGACACGTTCGTCATCGCGGGGCGCAGCTTCTCCCAGCTACGCGCCCAGCCGGGCCAGATCGCCGCCGAGCTGGTCGCCCCGGTCATCATGACCATCCTGTTCGGGTACGTCTTCGGCAGCGCGATCAGCCTGCCCGGCGGTGGCGACTACCGCGACTATCTGATGCCCGGGATCTTCATGCAGGTCATGGCGTTGTCCGCGGTCGCCGCCGCCACGTCGGTCGCCGAGGACATGGCGCACGGCATCATCGACCGCTTCCGCGCCCAGCCCATCGCGCGCATGGCCGTACTGGCCGGGCGGAGCCTCGCGGACATGTCCAAGGACTGGCTGTCGCTCGCCACCATGAGCGTGTGCGGCCTGCTGATCGCGGGATGGCGTCCGCACGGCACCCCGCTGGGGACGCTCGCCGGTTTCGCCCTGCTCGCCCTGTTCGGGTACGCGATGGTCTGGCTGGGCACGTACATCGGGCTGCTGGTGAAGAGCGGCGCGCAGGCGGACGCCGCGACGTTCGGCTGGCTGTTCCCGATGACCTTCCTGGCCAACGCGTTCGTGCCGCTGGAGGGGCTGCCCGGGTGGCTGCGGGCGATCGCGGACTGGAACCCGATGAGCGCCGTCGTCTCGGCCGCGCGGATGCTGTTCGGCAATCCCGGCTCGGCCGCCGCCTCCTGGCCTCTGCAGCATCCGGTGACGGCGTCGCTGTGCTGGTCTCTGCTGATCATCGCGGTGTTCGCGCCGCTCGCCGTACGGCGCTATCGCACGGCCGCCCCGCGATGA
- a CDS encoding metallopeptidase family protein, which translates to MIDVPLKRFEELVAEALDTIPSDLAKVMDNVVVVVVDDPPEPGLLGLYTGIPLTERGDWYSGVLPDRIEIYRNPTLEICETEDDVVAEVRITVVHEIAHHFGIDDERLHELGW; encoded by the coding sequence GTGATCGACGTCCCGCTGAAGAGGTTCGAGGAGCTCGTGGCCGAGGCGCTCGACACGATCCCCTCGGACCTGGCCAAGGTCATGGACAACGTCGTGGTCGTGGTGGTGGACGACCCGCCCGAGCCCGGCCTGCTCGGGCTCTACACCGGCATCCCGCTGACCGAGCGGGGCGACTGGTATTCGGGGGTTCTCCCGGACCGCATCGAGATCTACCGGAATCCGACGCTGGAGATCTGCGAGACCGAGGACGACGTGGTCGCGGAGGTCCGGATCACCGTCGTCCACGAGATCGCCCACCACTTCGGCATCGACGACGAACGGCTGCACGAGCTCGGCTGGTGA
- a CDS encoding MFS transporter, with amino-acid sequence MAATKPGRLSGRHRRPPEVRTTYREVAAIPEFRALWLGQGMSLLGDQLAQVALAVLVYSRTASPLATAAVYALTYLPPIVGGPLLSGLADRYPRRRVMLWCDVLRALMLAVMALPATPFPVLCALVFFVVLLGAPFSAARAALLPEVLEGDRYVVGSALQNVTNQAVQMLGFAAGGAAIAVLGPYRALALDCATFLGSALVIVAGVRHRPAPLREDDERPSMWRMTRSGARLVFGERRLRTLVLFAWLCGFYVIPEGLAVPYAAALADGRLPVPVITGLLMAAMPTGTVIGAFFFGRFVTPSGRLRAMGWLAMLTCAPLVLCAVRPPLEGVLALWVLSGVGGAYQLAANAAFVQCVPAAGRAAAFGLVQSGLLAAQGVGILVGGAAAQRLGPEAVVTLAGVAGLCTAAVLAMLWTESRREIIAKVRAAAT; translated from the coding sequence ATGGCGGCCACCAAGCCCGGCAGGCTGTCCGGCCGGCACCGCCGTCCCCCCGAGGTGCGAACCACCTATCGGGAGGTCGCCGCGATCCCCGAGTTCCGGGCCCTGTGGCTCGGACAGGGCATGTCGCTCCTCGGCGACCAGCTCGCCCAGGTGGCGCTCGCGGTGCTCGTCTACAGCCGGACCGCTTCACCGCTGGCCACGGCCGCCGTCTACGCGCTGACCTACCTGCCACCCATCGTCGGCGGGCCCCTCCTGTCCGGGCTCGCCGACCGATACCCGCGCAGGCGGGTCATGCTCTGGTGCGACGTGCTGCGCGCCCTGATGCTCGCCGTGATGGCCCTGCCCGCCACACCCTTTCCGGTGCTGTGCGCGCTGGTCTTCTTCGTCGTGCTGCTCGGCGCGCCGTTCTCGGCCGCACGCGCGGCGCTGCTGCCCGAGGTGCTGGAAGGCGACCGGTACGTCGTGGGCTCGGCCCTGCAGAACGTGACCAACCAGGCCGTACAGATGCTGGGGTTCGCGGCCGGGGGCGCGGCGATCGCGGTGCTCGGGCCCTATCGGGCGCTGGCGCTCGACTGCGCGACGTTCCTCGGGTCGGCCCTGGTGATCGTCGCGGGGGTGCGACATCGCCCGGCGCCGCTGCGCGAGGACGACGAGCGGCCGTCCATGTGGCGGATGACGAGGTCCGGCGCGCGCCTGGTGTTCGGCGAACGGCGGCTGCGCACGCTCGTCCTGTTCGCCTGGTTGTGCGGGTTCTACGTGATCCCCGAGGGCCTCGCGGTGCCGTACGCCGCGGCGCTCGCCGACGGGAGACTGCCCGTTCCGGTGATCACGGGTCTGCTGATGGCGGCGATGCCGACCGGCACGGTCATCGGCGCGTTCTTCTTCGGGCGGTTCGTCACGCCGTCGGGGCGGCTGCGGGCCATGGGATGGCTCGCCATGCTGACCTGCGCGCCGCTCGTGCTGTGCGCGGTCCGGCCACCGCTGGAGGGCGTGCTCGCCCTGTGGGTGCTGTCCGGCGTCGGCGGGGCCTATCAGCTCGCGGCCAACGCGGCCTTCGTCCAGTGCGTGCCCGCCGCGGGGCGGGCGGCGGCGTTCGGGCTGGTGCAGTCGGGGCTGCTGGCCGCCCAGGGCGTCGGCATCCTCGTCGGAGGCGCCGCCGCCCAGCGACTCGGTCCAGAGGCCGTCGTGACGCTGGCGGGTGTGGCCGGGCTGTGCACCGCGGCCGTGCTCGCCATGCTCTGGACCGAGTCGCGCAGGGAGATCATCGCCAAGGTCCGGGCTGCCGCTACCTGA
- a CDS encoding PspC domain-containing protein, protein MNEMNSNGSVKQLHRTRNGRIIAGVCSGVSEYTGIDANILRLGLAVASFFGGLGVGIYAVAWLLLPEEGKNSSIVQDLIDKNKDGRVWQDAKAKWDNVQQGWNQGRPSSTPYPPQAPQAPSYEQHPYGRPSTGDSQNQGPQA, encoded by the coding sequence ATGAACGAGATGAACTCCAACGGTTCGGTCAAGCAGCTCCACCGCACTCGGAACGGCAGGATCATCGCCGGCGTGTGCTCGGGCGTCTCCGAGTACACCGGCATCGACGCCAACATCCTGCGCCTCGGGCTCGCCGTCGCGAGCTTCTTCGGCGGCCTCGGCGTCGGCATCTACGCCGTCGCCTGGCTCCTCCTCCCCGAGGAGGGCAAGAACTCCTCCATCGTCCAGGACCTCATCGACAAGAACAAGGACGGCCGGGTCTGGCAGGACGCCAAGGCCAAGTGGGACAACGTCCAGCAGGGCTGGAACCAGGGCCGCCCCAGCAGCACCCCGTACCCCCCGCAGGCCCCCCAGGCCCCGAGCTACGAGCAGCACCCGTACGGCCGGCCCTCCACCGGCGACTCCCAGAACCAGGGTCCGCAGGCCTGA
- a CDS encoding acyl-CoA dehydrogenase family protein: MDDLLELDDQLDPEHRMIRDSVRELVSDKVLPYVGEWFEQGTFPARELAPALGSLGLLGMHLEGYGCAGLDAVSYGVACRELEAGDSGLRSFVSVQGSLAMFPIWKYGSEEQKEEWLPRLASGEAIGCFGLTEPDHGSDPAGMRTTAKQDPSGDWILNGAKMWITNGSIADVAVVWARTDEGIRGFVVPTATPGFSSAEIHRKLSLRASVTASLYFDDVRLPASAVLPGVTGLKGPLSCLTEARYGILWGVVGAGRACLEAAVDYATTRVQFGKPIGAFQLTQEKLAWMAVALGQAGLTALHLGRLKDAGKLKPTQVSFGKLANVRAALDIAREARTVLGANGVTLEYPVIRHMTNLESVLTYEGTQEVHLLTLGKALTGLDAFR, translated from the coding sequence ATGGACGACCTTCTCGAACTCGACGACCAGCTCGACCCCGAGCACCGCATGATCAGGGACTCCGTAAGGGAACTGGTCTCCGACAAGGTCCTCCCCTACGTCGGCGAATGGTTCGAGCAGGGCACGTTCCCGGCCCGCGAACTCGCCCCGGCCCTGGGCTCGCTCGGTCTGCTCGGCATGCACCTGGAGGGATACGGCTGCGCCGGGCTCGACGCCGTCTCGTACGGCGTGGCCTGCCGGGAGCTGGAGGCGGGCGACTCGGGGCTGCGGTCGTTCGTGTCCGTGCAGGGGTCGCTGGCGATGTTCCCCATCTGGAAGTACGGCTCGGAGGAGCAGAAGGAGGAGTGGCTGCCCCGGCTGGCCTCAGGGGAGGCCATCGGCTGCTTCGGCCTGACCGAGCCCGACCACGGGTCGGACCCCGCCGGCATGCGCACCACCGCCAAGCAGGACCCGTCCGGCGACTGGATCCTCAACGGCGCCAAGATGTGGATCACCAACGGCTCGATCGCCGACGTCGCCGTCGTGTGGGCGCGGACCGATGAGGGCATCCGCGGCTTCGTCGTCCCCACCGCGACTCCCGGCTTCTCGTCCGCCGAGATCCACCGCAAGCTGTCGCTGCGGGCCTCGGTCACCGCCTCTCTCTACTTCGATGACGTACGGCTGCCCGCCTCCGCCGTGCTGCCGGGCGTCACGGGACTGAAGGGCCCGCTGTCGTGCCTCACCGAGGCGCGGTACGGCATCCTGTGGGGCGTCGTCGGAGCGGGCCGGGCCTGCCTGGAGGCGGCCGTCGACTACGCCACCACGCGCGTGCAGTTCGGCAAGCCGATCGGCGCCTTCCAGCTCACGCAGGAGAAGCTGGCCTGGATGGCCGTCGCGCTCGGCCAGGCCGGGCTCACCGCCCTCCACCTCGGCCGGCTCAAGGACGCCGGGAAGCTGAAGCCCACCCAGGTCAGCTTCGGCAAACTGGCCAACGTGCGGGCCGCTCTCGACATCGCCCGCGAGGCGCGTACGGTGCTCGGGGCCAACGGCGTCACGCTGGAGTATCCGGTCATCAGGCACATGACCAACCTGGAGTCCGTGCTCACGTACGAGGGCACCCAGGAGGTGCACCTGCTGACTTTGGGCAAGGCGCTCACGGGCCTCGACGCCTTCCGCTGA
- a CDS encoding NADPH-dependent F420 reductase, protein MNVGILGTGNLAVTLGRAWAAAGHSLSVAGRNPLHAGGAVQQIGPAAEAVDPADLATRVDVLVIAVAWEGLEAALSLVGGPQGALAGKTVIDCTNPVDYTTGALKPVSGSAAALVAHTAPGAHVVKALHLFAGASWPYVGPQELAPVVAICGDEPGALDRAAALIQDLGGQTAVVGGLSGARQLEEAAGFVMRVVAAGYNPRLAVPDVDPALLRAAETTTG, encoded by the coding sequence GTGAACGTGGGAATCCTGGGCACCGGAAACCTCGCCGTGACGCTTGGCCGAGCCTGGGCCGCGGCAGGTCACTCACTGTCGGTGGCGGGGCGTAACCCGCTGCACGCCGGCGGTGCCGTCCAGCAGATCGGCCCTGCGGCGGAGGCCGTCGATCCCGCGGACCTCGCGACTCGGGTCGACGTGCTCGTGATCGCGGTTGCTTGGGAAGGGCTGGAGGCGGCGTTGTCTCTCGTCGGCGGCCCCCAGGGGGCGCTGGCCGGCAAGACCGTGATCGACTGCACCAACCCGGTCGACTACACGACCGGCGCACTGAAGCCGGTGTCCGGCTCGGCAGCAGCACTCGTGGCTCACACGGCTCCCGGCGCCCACGTGGTCAAGGCGCTCCACCTGTTCGCAGGAGCCTCGTGGCCGTACGTGGGCCCGCAGGAGCTGGCGCCGGTTGTGGCGATCTGCGGCGACGAGCCGGGTGCGCTCGATCGCGCTGCGGCACTGATCCAGGATCTTGGCGGACAGACTGCGGTGGTCGGTGGGCTCAGCGGCGCCCGGCAACTGGAGGAGGCCGCCGGGTTCGTTATGAGGGTCGTCGCGGCGGGTTACAACCCGAGGCTCGCCGTCCCCGATGTGGACCCGGCACTTCTTCGAGCAGCGGAGACGACGACCGGCTGA